The Verrucomicrobiia bacterium genome includes a region encoding these proteins:
- a CDS encoding adenine phosphoribosyltransferase has protein sequence MITSPSVADIERAIRNVPDFPQPGIQFKDITPVLADAKLFSAAIDLMIDGFNPGEVDAVVGIDARGFIFASAAAIRLEAGFVPVRKKGKLPFKTLEQDYALEYGKNSVAMHVDALQPGARVLLIDDLLATGGTAAAAVALVEKLGATILEVSFLIELKFLNGRDRLKGSRIRSLVVY, from the coding sequence ATGATTACCAGCCCCAGCGTCGCTGACATTGAACGCGCCATCCGGAACGTTCCGGATTTTCCGCAACCCGGGATCCAGTTCAAGGACATCACTCCAGTCCTCGCGGATGCAAAGCTTTTCAGCGCAGCGATTGATCTCATGATCGATGGCTTCAATCCCGGCGAAGTGGATGCCGTGGTCGGCATTGACGCGCGCGGGTTCATCTTCGCCTCGGCGGCCGCCATCCGGCTCGAGGCAGGGTTTGTTCCCGTTCGAAAGAAAGGGAAGCTCCCGTTCAAAACGCTGGAACAGGACTACGCGCTGGAATACGGGAAGAATTCCGTGGCGATGCATGTCGATGCACTGCAACCCGGCGCCCGCGTGCTGTTGATCGATGATTTGCTGGCCACAGGCGGCACGGCAGCCGCAGCAGTCGCGCTCGTTGAAAAACTGGGGGCCACAATCCTGGAAGTGTCGTTTCTGATCGAGTTGAAATTTCTTAACGGCCGCGATCGTCTGAAGGGAAGCCGCATTCGCTCGCTCGTAGTCTACTGA
- a CDS encoding glycosyltransferase family 39 protein: MHWLQELDLGLLRFFNQTLSNPVFDVVMPFLSGNAFFFPAIVIAGIAMLWKGEARARICLLMIILIVGPGDGFVINTIKSATGRARPYVTHSDIRQPGAKAPPQLKSSEDAEITEAVADVAPRKASRRSMPSAHAANWFCATTIFFIYFRRSLWFFLPLACLIAFSRLYNGVHYPGDVLLGAIVGAGYGAAGVWLFNALWQAFGRRWFPIWWNRLPSLIRPAVRPSDDSSRVEATASEMDAHWLRLGYVVITVLLLLRISYISGGEIQLSGDEAYQWTWSKHLALSYFSKPPMIALTQWLGTQIWGDTELGVRFFSPVLAAAVSLLLLQFFRRHVSSFAGFVLLLVSSTTPLLSVGATLMTIDPLLVFFWTLAMVAGWRATQPHGRTSDWAWAGLWMGLGFLSKYTALLQWLCWAVFFIAWKPARVHLQRPGPYVALLVNALCTLPVIIWNAQRDWITVVHVADNAGLDRRWNPRTFEFLGVEFALLNPIFFVGAIWASIAVWKRMRTNPLAIFLFSMGTPLFLVYFFWSFRTRILPNWIAPAILPMFCLMVLYWRDRWPEVCRWARPALTFGISLGAFAVVLMHEADLVSKFAGRPLPPKMDPMTRVRSYSDSGRVIERLRQEFRKDGQPVFIICGHYQQTGLFSFYIDEAKTNVSRNPVVYAERSSTPKNQYFFWPGYRDQRRRGENALFVRELGGPPLVDGWFFKWLGGETNLLLHSHRGKPAPASVLEDFESVTELGQFHARYRGRIFHTYQVFECRSLK, from the coding sequence GTGCATTGGCTGCAGGAACTCGACCTCGGTCTGCTCCGTTTTTTTAATCAAACACTGAGCAACCCCGTCTTCGACGTCGTCATGCCGTTCCTCAGCGGCAACGCGTTCTTTTTTCCGGCAATCGTCATCGCGGGGATTGCGATGCTTTGGAAGGGAGAGGCCCGCGCAAGAATCTGCCTGCTGATGATCATTCTCATCGTCGGTCCGGGCGACGGCTTCGTGATCAACACGATCAAATCGGCGACAGGCCGTGCTCGTCCGTACGTAACCCATTCCGACATTCGCCAGCCCGGCGCCAAGGCACCGCCTCAATTGAAATCATCCGAGGATGCCGAAATCACGGAAGCAGTGGCCGACGTGGCACCAAGAAAGGCAAGCCGCCGGAGCATGCCGTCGGCTCACGCGGCGAATTGGTTCTGCGCGACGACGATCTTTTTCATCTACTTCCGCCGCTCGCTCTGGTTTTTCCTTCCGCTTGCCTGTCTCATTGCGTTTTCCCGACTCTACAACGGAGTGCATTATCCTGGCGACGTCCTGCTGGGTGCCATCGTGGGTGCGGGTTACGGCGCTGCGGGCGTTTGGCTGTTCAATGCGCTGTGGCAAGCGTTCGGGCGCAGATGGTTTCCGATCTGGTGGAATCGATTGCCATCGTTGATCCGCCCTGCAGTCCGGCCCTCAGACGATTCGAGCAGGGTTGAAGCAACGGCATCCGAAATGGATGCGCATTGGCTTCGCCTCGGGTATGTGGTGATCACCGTCCTTCTCCTCCTGCGCATCAGCTACATCTCGGGCGGCGAAATTCAACTGAGCGGCGATGAAGCCTACCAATGGACGTGGTCCAAGCACCTGGCGCTTTCCTATTTCAGCAAGCCGCCGATGATCGCGCTGACGCAATGGCTCGGAACCCAAATCTGGGGCGACACCGAACTCGGCGTCCGTTTCTTTTCGCCGGTTCTCGCGGCCGCGGTGAGCCTGTTGCTGCTCCAGTTCTTTCGGCGTCACGTCAGCAGCTTTGCCGGTTTCGTCCTGTTGCTCGTTTCATCCACCACTCCCTTGCTCAGCGTGGGTGCGACATTGATGACCATTGATCCACTGCTGGTCTTCTTCTGGACGCTTGCGATGGTCGCGGGCTGGCGCGCAACACAACCGCACGGCAGAACGTCCGATTGGGCATGGGCCGGACTCTGGATGGGATTGGGATTTCTCAGCAAATACACCGCGCTGTTGCAATGGCTCTGCTGGGCGGTTTTTTTCATTGCCTGGAAACCCGCGCGCGTCCACCTGCAGCGCCCCGGACCCTATGTCGCATTGCTCGTCAACGCGCTCTGCACGCTTCCCGTGATCATCTGGAATGCGCAGCGTGACTGGATCACCGTGGTGCACGTTGCCGACAATGCAGGACTGGATCGCCGATGGAATCCAAGGACGTTTGAATTTCTCGGCGTCGAATTCGCGCTTCTGAACCCAATCTTTTTCGTTGGTGCAATCTGGGCTTCGATTGCCGTTTGGAAACGGATGCGAACGAACCCGCTCGCGATCTTCCTTTTCTCGATGGGAACGCCATTGTTCCTCGTCTACTTTTTCTGGTCGTTTCGCACCCGCATCCTTCCGAACTGGATCGCGCCAGCCATCCTGCCGATGTTCTGCCTGATGGTTCTGTACTGGCGTGACCGATGGCCCGAGGTTTGCCGCTGGGCTCGTCCTGCACTGACGTTTGGAATATCCCTCGGCGCGTTTGCGGTCGTGTTGATGCACGAGGCTGATCTCGTCAGCAAGTTTGCGGGGCGCCCCCTTCCGCCGAAAATGGATCCAATGACACGCGTGCGCAGTTACAGCGACTCAGGCCGCGTGATCGAGAGGCTGCGCCAGGAGTTTCGCAAGGACGGCCAGCCGGTGTTCATCATCTGCGGCCACTACCAGCAGACGGGCTTGTTCAGCTTTTACATCGACGAGGCGAAAACCAATGTCAGCCGGAATCCGGTTGTGTATGCCGAACGCAGCAGCACGCCAAAGAACCAGTATTTTTTCTGGCCGGGCTATCGCGATCAACGACGCCGTGGTGAGAATGCTCTCTTTGTGCGCGAGCTCGGCGGACCTCCACTCGTGGATGGGTGGTTCTTCAAATGGCTGGGCGGCGAAACAAATCTCCTTCTGCATTCCCATCGCGGAAAACCCGCCCCTGCCTCGGTGCTTGAGGATTTCGAATCCGTCACGGAACTCGGCCAATTTCATGCCCGTTATCGCGGACGCATCTTTCACACGTACCAGGTCTTCGAATGCCGGTCGCTCAAGTGA
- a CDS encoding DNA glycosylase, whose translation MRNQHSFVVDQYDLAATLVSGQAFRWEFKDEAWNGIIDGRCVRLVNGPGTILAETAVPVQDWHWLRHYLQLDVTLEAILQTFPDDEPMRQAVTSCRGLRLLRQDPWECLASFILSSTKQIVQIRQIVALLCTRFGTLIPSFDANPAFAFPTAAQIASATEGELRACKMGFRAPYLLAAARAVDSGSIDLAALHSTSLETARGDLMQLAGVGRKIADCVLLFACGFPTAFPVDVWVIKALCQLYFPRRRPSAKRLLRFSETHFGPNSGYAQQYLFHYMRTKRNA comes from the coding sequence ATGCGAAACCAGCACTCATTCGTGGTGGACCAATACGATCTCGCAGCGACCCTTGTTTCAGGCCAGGCGTTTCGCTGGGAATTCAAGGATGAAGCCTGGAACGGGATCATCGATGGCCGCTGCGTGCGCCTCGTGAATGGGCCCGGTACGATCTTAGCAGAAACCGCCGTGCCTGTGCAGGATTGGCATTGGCTGCGTCATTACCTGCAGCTGGACGTGACCCTCGAGGCGATTTTGCAAACTTTTCCTGACGACGAGCCCATGCGCCAGGCTGTTACGTCATGCCGCGGCTTGCGATTGCTTCGCCAGGATCCATGGGAATGCCTGGCGTCATTCATCCTTTCATCGACAAAGCAAATCGTGCAGATCCGGCAGATCGTGGCTCTGCTTTGCACACGTTTTGGAACCCTCATTCCCTCCTTCGATGCGAATCCGGCTTTTGCGTTTCCTACTGCGGCGCAGATCGCGTCGGCGACCGAGGGAGAGCTGCGCGCGTGTAAAATGGGATTTCGCGCGCCGTACCTGCTCGCGGCGGCTCGGGCGGTGGACTCGGGCAGCATCGACCTGGCAGCCCTCCATTCCACTTCACTGGAAACTGCTCGCGGCGATCTGATGCAGCTGGCGGGCGTCGGCCGCAAGATCGCCGATTGCGTGCTGCTTTTCGCATGCGGTTTTCCGACCGCGTTTCCTGTGGATGTGTGGGTGATCAAGGCCCTGTGCCAGCTGTACTTTCCGCGACGCCGTCCCTCGGCGAAACGATTGCTGCGATTTTCTGAAACACACTTCGGCCCGAATTCAGGTTACGCGCAGCAGTATCTGTTTCATTATATGCGCACGAAACGAAATGCCTGA
- a CDS encoding 2-phosphosulfolactate phosphatase yields MNLKTLEVLFTPADFNELKQRNLAGTACVVFDVFRATSSMINALGNGAEAVIPVGEIAEAVALRARNPAVLLAGERDGVRIQAAQSGGVDFDFGNSPREFTPARVRGRTIVSTTTNGTRALRSCAHAASVWAASFLNLAATAETVRQNASESLIIICSGTFEETALEDVLGAGALCDLLWNDAATARVSDAALMALKLFRAGQGNLLAAASEARNGRKLLSNPDLRDDVAFSMQRDIWNFAAQLLQDGRIVRVK; encoded by the coding sequence ATGAATCTGAAAACCTTGGAAGTTCTTTTCACGCCCGCCGACTTCAACGAACTGAAACAACGGAATCTCGCGGGAACTGCCTGCGTGGTGTTTGATGTTTTTCGCGCGACGAGTTCCATGATCAATGCGCTGGGAAACGGCGCCGAAGCGGTGATTCCCGTGGGCGAAATTGCGGAAGCCGTCGCACTCCGCGCGCGCAATCCCGCGGTGCTGCTTGCGGGCGAAAGGGACGGCGTGCGCATTCAAGCGGCGCAATCCGGTGGAGTCGATTTCGATTTCGGCAATTCGCCGCGGGAGTTCACGCCGGCACGGGTGCGCGGCAGAACAATTGTTTCCACAACCACGAACGGCACCCGCGCGCTTCGCTCATGCGCCCATGCCGCCTCCGTCTGGGCCGCCTCATTCCTCAACCTGGCCGCGACAGCCGAAACCGTGCGCCAGAATGCGAGCGAGTCGTTGATCATCATTTGCAGCGGCACATTCGAGGAAACCGCGCTGGAGGATGTGCTAGGCGCGGGAGCACTGTGTGACTTGCTCTGGAACGACGCAGCAACCGCGCGCGTTTCCGACGCCGCCTTGATGGCCTTGAAGTTGTTTCGAGCTGGGCAGGGCAACCTGTTGGCCGCCGCCTCGGAAGCGCGCAATGGCCGCAAGCTGCTGTCAAACCCTGATCTCCGGGACGATGTCGCCTTTTCGATGCAGCGCGACATCTGGAATTTTGCGGCGCAACTGCTACAGGATGGCCGGATTGTGCGCGTAAAATAA
- a CDS encoding AAA family ATPase, with the protein MRPLNSTGPLSPEEFQRQLSEFVRQRLQGRGGNEPQFQDPPADASAAAKEFKFKHKPREVKSFLDRFVIKQDEAKKVLSVALCDHYHHVRLAMEGKAAPHYAKQNVILVGPTGVGKTYLIRSAADLIGVPFVKADATKFSETGYVGGDVEDMVRDLVRLADGDVSRAQYGIIYIDEIDKIGAASNASSRDVSGRGVQTNLLKLMEETEVPARSPNDIAGQIQAMMDLSQRGRKSPSTINTKHILFIVSGAFDGLEKIVRKRLREASIGFAAKEKGMDPSELILTAAQTRDFIEFGFEPEFIGRLPVRVVCHPLNSDDLYMILKNSEGSIIRQYEQDFAAYGIEVLFSDEGLRKIAELASLEQTGARGLMTVCERIFREIKFELPSTPVRRFVVTAALVEDPVAELQKMVSDPHQEERLVARQVVDEFAQRFSETHRISIRFTESASDFLVMQAMEKGQPVRDLCAERFKDFQFGLKLIVQNSGPREFVLDRDAAETPDKVLSDWVVASYRPPGNP; encoded by the coding sequence ATGCGCCCTTTGAATTCGACCGGCCCGCTTTCACCTGAGGAATTTCAACGCCAGCTTTCTGAATTCGTGCGGCAACGGTTGCAGGGCAGGGGTGGCAATGAGCCGCAGTTTCAAGATCCGCCTGCCGATGCATCGGCCGCTGCGAAGGAGTTCAAGTTCAAACACAAGCCGCGCGAAGTGAAGTCGTTCCTGGACCGCTTTGTCATCAAGCAGGATGAAGCGAAGAAGGTGCTCAGTGTAGCGCTGTGTGATCATTACCACCACGTTCGCCTTGCGATGGAAGGCAAGGCCGCGCCGCATTACGCAAAACAGAACGTCATCCTCGTTGGCCCCACGGGCGTCGGCAAAACCTACCTGATCCGGAGTGCCGCCGACCTGATCGGCGTGCCGTTTGTGAAGGCCGATGCCACCAAGTTTTCGGAGACGGGCTACGTTGGCGGCGATGTGGAAGACATGGTTCGCGACCTGGTCCGGCTGGCGGACGGGGATGTCAGCCGCGCTCAGTACGGAATTATTTATATCGACGAAATCGACAAGATTGGCGCAGCCAGCAACGCGAGCAGCCGGGATGTCAGCGGGCGCGGCGTGCAGACGAACCTGTTGAAGTTGATGGAGGAAACGGAAGTTCCCGCGCGCTCGCCAAACGACATTGCAGGGCAGATTCAGGCGATGATGGACTTGAGCCAGCGCGGCCGGAAATCCCCTAGCACGATCAACACAAAGCACATCCTTTTTATCGTGAGCGGCGCCTTCGATGGTCTTGAAAAGATCGTGCGCAAGCGCCTGCGGGAGGCATCGATTGGGTTCGCGGCGAAGGAGAAGGGAATGGATCCATCGGAGCTCATTCTGACGGCGGCGCAGACGCGCGACTTTATTGAGTTCGGATTCGAGCCTGAGTTTATCGGACGGCTGCCTGTGCGCGTGGTGTGCCACCCGCTGAACAGCGACGACCTCTACATGATCCTCAAGAATTCCGAGGGGAGCATCATCCGCCAGTACGAGCAGGACTTCGCTGCGTATGGAATTGAAGTGCTGTTTTCAGATGAAGGACTTCGGAAGATCGCGGAACTTGCCAGCCTTGAGCAGACGGGCGCGCGCGGATTGATGACTGTTTGCGAACGCATCTTCCGCGAAATCAAATTTGAGCTTCCCTCAACACCCGTGAGGCGGTTTGTCGTCACTGCGGCATTGGTGGAGGATCCTGTCGCTGAACTGCAGAAGATGGTGTCCGATCCGCACCAGGAGGAGCGGCTCGTAGCCCGGCAGGTTGTGGATGAATTTGCGCAGCGTTTCTCGGAGACGCATCGCATTTCCATTCGGTTCACGGAATCGGCGAGCGACTTCCTTGTGATGCAGGCGATGGAAAAGGGGCAGCCTGTGCGGGATTTGTGCGCCGAGCGATTCAAGGATTTCCAGTTTGGCCTGAAGTTGATCGTGCAGAACTCCGGTCCCCGGGAATTTGTGCTGGATCGCGATGCCGCCGAGACACCCGACAAGGTGTTGAGCGACTGGGTGGTCGCGAGCTACCGCCCGCCCGGAAATCCGTGA
- a CDS encoding DUF4202 domain-containing protein → MSESTQIADGKRFAAALQRFDEENARDPNHEIVNGTPRPRELVYSEWLTGWVLRLSPNASEPLQLAARCQHLCRWMIPRNTFPLTKGGYLQWRHKLKQFHAERSAEILRAAGYPDDIVQRVHALNLKKDLATDHETQVLEDALCLVFLEHQLTDLANRSTEEKVVNALKKSWAKMSEAGRARALELNYAPREKDLLARALAGT, encoded by the coding sequence GTGAGCGAATCCACTCAAATAGCGGACGGAAAAAGATTTGCCGCCGCGTTGCAGCGTTTCGATGAAGAAAACGCGCGCGATCCCAACCACGAGATCGTGAACGGTACACCGCGCCCTCGCGAACTTGTGTATTCGGAATGGCTCACCGGCTGGGTGTTGCGGCTGTCCCCCAATGCGTCGGAACCACTGCAACTTGCCGCGCGTTGCCAGCACCTGTGCCGCTGGATGATCCCTCGCAACACGTTCCCGCTTACGAAAGGCGGCTACCTTCAATGGCGGCACAAGCTAAAGCAATTCCACGCCGAACGTTCCGCCGAAATCCTGCGCGCCGCCGGCTACCCTGATGATATCGTGCAACGCGTGCACGCGTTGAATTTGAAGAAGGATCTCGCGACGGACCACGAAACCCAGGTGCTGGAGGATGCGCTGTGCCTTGTTTTCCTGGAACATCAGCTCACTGATCTCGCAAATCGCAGCACCGAGGAGAAGGTCGTCAATGCGTTGAAGAAGTCGTGGGCAAAAATGTCAGAGGCGGGTCGCGCGCGAGCCCTCGAACTCAATTACGCGCCGCGTGAAAAGGACCTGCTGGCTCGCGCGCTTGCCGGGACTTGA
- a CDS encoding DUF4339 domain-containing protein, translating to MNFNLYREGRPVEATTLELLRQRRASGELDETALLWREGMADWEPIDVVLSKEGATAPRVIPPPIPRAAGASKRSKVIGTIVAVVLVIGFVEVVWVSRNVMDFVRDVRNGGGSDADAVRLAQQPIPVSTNALTQSDVQREARAFRYRQYVQGYEERGARVPEIDSKVREFLNEWLAVQYGDRENDHALRRLLHELRGDPRCTDPLVLAIMALNTVDRTEHRELLQRAVTGFEKSRHRAYPKFYATITLARLLGAGSQVYVPLENGAIRHYQEALADGSFVPGDQPAIADMLIEGNATTLFRRHSGTIVEITRAAASKFPWLAHVLEGEHETRAAWRARGGGYASSVTAEGWAAFGEHLSRARAQFTEAWKLKPDWALAPGRMVYVTMGDSGIEEMRTWFDRAVAGQVDHPDAWSNMRWGLRPRWHGSLEALQELGVTAINSGRFDSDAPRMFLDCVHDIEAELEVPRGEHIYGRDDIWPSLEQMYNGYIGHHANTKELRGWRSAYTVVASLAGRYDVARTQLTELNWELKPATLSGWSRDLTLLPGEIALRTSALAEEADRAEALRRAGSVEAALHAYEKLLAGEIADERARRFVQLRIESLKVEQQLATGNWVSFAPSSAADPLWNVVHGEVRPLNEGSFEARSGADGYLLYSRARVGPVFTMRFDFEVVSSATGDFQAGLVLGIPDPGSAQSWYSCRVRKRGSNAAVYLSPAFTKTQTRRRVVLNEGKNSLELRFDNGRAVGAINGTEIFRRASSPSFSSILPEESMLGFGAYNEGAEETIRFTNVQVRRHAEVTEGTAGETAVEEQGE from the coding sequence ATGAATTTCAATCTGTACCGGGAGGGACGGCCTGTTGAAGCCACGACGCTTGAGTTGTTGCGTCAGCGGCGCGCTTCCGGCGAGCTGGATGAGACCGCGCTCTTATGGCGCGAGGGCATGGCGGATTGGGAGCCGATCGACGTTGTCCTCTCCAAGGAAGGAGCCACGGCACCACGGGTCATTCCGCCGCCCATCCCCCGCGCAGCAGGAGCGTCAAAACGATCGAAAGTCATAGGAACCATCGTGGCAGTGGTTCTCGTCATAGGATTTGTGGAGGTCGTCTGGGTTTCTCGGAACGTGATGGACTTCGTCCGTGATGTGCGCAACGGCGGGGGATCAGATGCAGATGCGGTCCGACTTGCACAACAGCCAATTCCAGTTTCCACGAACGCGCTGACTCAGAGCGACGTCCAGCGGGAGGCACGCGCATTTCGATATCGGCAATACGTTCAGGGTTACGAGGAACGCGGCGCGCGAGTTCCAGAAATTGACTCGAAGGTTCGGGAGTTTCTGAACGAATGGCTCGCCGTGCAGTATGGAGACCGGGAGAACGACCATGCGCTCCGCCGCCTTTTGCACGAACTGCGCGGCGACCCGCGCTGCACTGATCCGCTTGTTCTGGCGATCATGGCTTTGAACACGGTGGATCGCACTGAACACCGGGAATTACTCCAGCGAGCCGTGACAGGTTTCGAAAAATCCAGGCATCGGGCGTATCCGAAGTTCTATGCGACGATCACGCTGGCACGACTGCTGGGTGCGGGTTCCCAGGTTTACGTTCCGTTGGAGAACGGGGCCATTCGGCATTACCAGGAGGCGCTTGCGGATGGAAGTTTCGTGCCCGGCGACCAGCCGGCCATCGCGGACATGCTCATCGAAGGCAATGCGACCACGCTATTCAGGCGGCACAGCGGAACGATCGTCGAGATCACGCGCGCGGCCGCATCGAAGTTTCCTTGGCTCGCCCATGTGTTGGAGGGAGAGCACGAAACGCGCGCGGCGTGGCGCGCCCGCGGCGGCGGTTATGCCAGCAGTGTGACTGCCGAGGGCTGGGCAGCATTTGGTGAGCATCTGTCCCGAGCGCGCGCGCAGTTCACCGAGGCGTGGAAGTTGAAACCCGATTGGGCGCTTGCTCCCGGGCGGATGGTTTACGTGACCATGGGTGATTCGGGAATTGAAGAGATGCGGACGTGGTTTGATCGTGCTGTCGCGGGGCAGGTGGATCATCCCGATGCCTGGTCGAACATGCGATGGGGACTGCGGCCGCGCTGGCATGGAAGCCTCGAAGCGTTGCAGGAACTGGGCGTGACAGCCATCAATTCGGGAAGATTCGACAGCGATGCTCCGCGCATGTTTCTGGACTGTGTCCATGACATCGAAGCGGAGCTCGAAGTTCCGCGCGGCGAACACATCTATGGGCGGGACGATATCTGGCCCTCGCTTGAGCAAATGTACAATGGATACATCGGCCATCATGCGAACACGAAGGAGCTTCGCGGATGGCGCAGCGCTTACACTGTGGTTGCGTCCCTCGCAGGGCGCTATGACGTGGCCCGCACGCAGTTGACGGAACTGAACTGGGAATTGAAGCCTGCGACGCTCAGTGGCTGGAGCCGGGATCTGACCTTGTTGCCAGGGGAAATTGCCCTGCGAACGAGCGCTCTTGCCGAGGAAGCCGATCGGGCGGAGGCGCTTCGCCGCGCGGGCAGTGTCGAGGCCGCGCTGCACGCATACGAAAAATTGTTGGCGGGTGAAATTGCTGATGAGAGAGCGCGCCGATTTGTTCAACTCCGAATTGAATCGCTCAAAGTGGAACAGCAATTGGCCACCGGAAACTGGGTCAGTTTTGCGCCATCCAGTGCCGCCGATCCGCTATGGAACGTCGTGCATGGTGAAGTTCGGCCGCTCAATGAAGGTTCCTTTGAGGCACGTTCCGGTGCGGATGGATATCTCCTTTATTCAAGGGCGCGGGTGGGACCGGTTTTCACGATGCGCTTTGATTTCGAGGTGGTGAGTTCCGCGACGGGTGATTTCCAGGCTGGCCTTGTCCTGGGCATCCCCGATCCGGGGTCGGCGCAAAGCTGGTATTCGTGCCGGGTGCGAAAGCGGGGTTCGAATGCCGCTGTCTATCTGTCCCCCGCGTTTACGAAGACCCAGACTCGCCGCCGGGTCGTGCTTAACGAGGGCAAAAATTCGCTCGAATTGCGCTTCGACAACGGGCGGGCTGTGGGCGCGATCAACGGCACGGAGATCTTCCGCCGCGCGAGTTCTCCGTCGTTCTCGAGCATTTTGCCCGAGGAAAGCATGCTCGGATTTGGTGCTTACAACGAGGGCGCCGAGGAAACCATTCGCTTCACGAACGTGCAGGTGCGGCGGCATGCGGAAGTAACGGAAGGCACCGCAGGGGAGACCGCCGTCGAGGAGCAGGGGGAGTGA
- the bioF gene encoding 8-amino-7-oxononanoate synthase, with the protein MNRFDAELQNRLGALREQNMYRELRRIDSPQSTRLLIEGKSFLNFSSNDYLGLANDPMLQHAAMECLRSFGCGSGASRLVCGSLAPFHELEAELAAFKSTEAALSFPSGFAAAIGTIPAIIGRDDIVILDKLVHASIVDAARLSGAKLRVFAHNDLDDLENKLRWAAPQSASAPRSVLVVTESIFSMDGDRAPLKEIVALKEKHGAWLMVDEAHATGIHGRQGRGVADELGVSDHVEIQMGTLGKALGASGGYICGSRGLIETLINRARSFVFSTAPLPAAAAAASAGLSIIQSARGDRLRQTLQQRVSELNTAVSKSTCDGGAIVPIMIGDERTAQAAADALRQHGIYVPAIRFPTVARGAARLRVTVTASHTAEDINILVAALRDISQNPAVA; encoded by the coding sequence GTGAACCGCTTTGATGCCGAATTGCAGAACCGTCTCGGTGCGCTTCGCGAACAGAATATGTATCGCGAACTCCGGCGCATCGATTCACCCCAATCCACCCGCCTCCTCATCGAGGGGAAGTCGTTCCTTAACTTTTCGTCTAACGATTACCTTGGCCTGGCGAATGATCCCATGCTGCAGCACGCGGCCATGGAATGCCTTCGAAGTTTTGGTTGTGGCTCGGGCGCATCGCGGCTCGTCTGCGGGTCTCTCGCGCCGTTTCATGAACTGGAAGCCGAACTCGCAGCTTTCAAAAGCACCGAGGCGGCGCTTTCTTTTCCCAGCGGCTTTGCAGCTGCCATAGGAACGATCCCGGCCATCATTGGCAGGGACGACATCGTGATCCTGGATAAGCTCGTTCACGCTTCGATCGTTGATGCCGCGCGGCTCTCAGGTGCGAAGCTGCGCGTGTTTGCACACAACGATCTCGATGATCTCGAAAACAAACTGCGGTGGGCAGCGCCGCAGTCTGCGTCCGCTCCGCGTTCCGTCCTTGTCGTGACGGAAAGCATTTTCAGCATGGATGGTGATCGGGCGCCGCTGAAGGAAATCGTCGCGCTCAAGGAGAAGCATGGCGCATGGCTCATGGTGGATGAGGCGCACGCAACGGGAATTCACGGACGCCAGGGCCGCGGCGTCGCGGACGAACTCGGTGTGAGCGATCATGTCGAAATCCAAATGGGCACACTGGGCAAGGCGCTGGGCGCAAGCGGCGGCTACATCTGCGGCAGCCGAGGCCTGATTGAAACCCTGATAAACCGTGCCCGCAGTTTCGTCTTCAGCACGGCTCCCCTGCCCGCGGCTGCCGCCGCTGCATCGGCCGGCCTCAGCATCATTCAATCAGCGCGCGGAGATCGCCTGCGCCAGACCTTGCAACAGCGCGTCTCAGAACTGAACACCGCGGTGTCGAAATCGACGTGCGACGGTGGTGCGATCGTTCCAATCATGATCGGGGACGAACGGACAGCGCAGGCAGCTGCGGATGCATTGCGCCAGCACGGCATTTACGTGCCTGCGATTCGCTTTCCGACCGTCGCTCGCGGAGCGGCGCGATTGCGCGTCACCGTGACCGCGTCCCACACCGCGGAGGACATCAATATCCTGGTCGCCGCGCTCCGTGACATCTCGCAAAATCCCGCCGTCGCATAA